Proteins encoded by one window of Prevotella nigrescens:
- the rfbB gene encoding dTDP-glucose 4,6-dehydratase, whose translation MKTYLVTGAAGFIGANYIKYLLHKKYVNEDIKIIVLDALTYAGNLGTIKDDIDNKRCVFVKGDIRDRELVDKLFAENDIDYLVNFAAESHVDRSIEDPQLFLNVNILGTQNLMDAARRAWVTGKDEQGYPTWKEGKRYHQVSTDEVYGSLGTESYFTEETPLCPHSPYSASKTSADLFVMAYHDTYHMPVSITRCSNNYGPYHFPEKLIPLIINNILAGKALPVYGEGLNVRDWLYVEDHCKAIDMVVREGHVGQVYNVGGHNEMKNIDIVKLTIKTIHDMMAEDKELRKVLKKQVKDENGDIDISWINNDLITHVADRLGHDARYAIDPTKIKNELGWYPETKFADGIVKTIKWNLENQSWIEEVTSGDYQKYYEKMYGNR comes from the coding sequence ATGAAAACTTATTTGGTAACTGGTGCTGCTGGTTTTATCGGCGCAAACTACATTAAGTATCTGCTTCACAAAAAGTATGTGAACGAAGATATTAAGATTATCGTACTTGACGCATTAACTTACGCTGGCAATCTTGGTACAATTAAAGATGACATAGACAACAAACGATGCGTCTTTGTGAAAGGCGACATACGCGACAGAGAATTGGTTGATAAGCTGTTTGCTGAAAACGACATTGACTATCTTGTGAATTTCGCTGCCGAAAGTCATGTAGACCGCTCGATAGAAGACCCACAACTGTTCTTGAATGTAAACATATTGGGTACCCAGAACCTCATGGACGCTGCTCGCCGTGCATGGGTTACGGGCAAAGACGAACAGGGTTACCCTACGTGGAAAGAAGGAAAACGTTATCATCAGGTATCTACCGACGAGGTTTATGGCTCGCTTGGTACTGAAAGTTACTTCACGGAAGAAACTCCGCTATGCCCTCACAGCCCATATTCGGCAAGTAAAACCAGTGCCGACCTGTTTGTTATGGCATACCATGATACGTATCACATGCCCGTCAGCATTACACGTTGCTCGAACAACTATGGACCTTACCACTTCCCTGAGAAGTTAATTCCATTAATTATCAACAACATTCTTGCTGGCAAAGCGCTTCCAGTATATGGAGAAGGCCTAAATGTCCGCGACTGGCTGTACGTAGAAGACCACTGCAAAGCTATTGACATGGTGGTTCGTGAAGGTCATGTAGGACAGGTTTACAACGTTGGTGGACACAACGAAATGAAGAATATTGACATTGTTAAGCTCACTATCAAAACCATTCACGATATGATGGCAGAAGATAAAGAACTTCGCAAAGTTCTGAAAAAGCAGGTTAAAGACGAGAATGGCGACATCGACATCTCGTGGATTAACAACGATTTGATTACCCACGTAGCTGACCGACTCGGTCATGACGCACGTTATGCCATTGACCCAACGAAGATTAAGAATGAATTGGGTTGGTATCCTGAAACGAAATTTGCCGATGGTATTGTGAAAACCATAAAATGGAACTTGGAAAACCAGTCTTGGATTGAAGAAGTAACCAGCGGCGACTATCAGAAGTACTACGAAAAGATGTACGGAAACCGATAA
- a CDS encoding metallophosphoesterase family protein, which translates to MKRIGIISDTHAYWDEKYEFYLKDCDEIWHAGDIGSLEVADKFEAMKPIFRAVYGNCDGYDIRTRYLEILRFKCEDVDVLLKHIGGYPGRYDHSIRNTLYYSPPNLFVDGHSHILKIMHDKTLNLLHINPGAAGLQGFHKERTIVRLTIEGNKMSDCEVITLSNR; encoded by the coding sequence ATGAAGAGAATTGGCATTATAAGCGACACACACGCCTATTGGGACGAGAAATACGAGTTCTACCTGAAAGACTGCGATGAGATTTGGCATGCCGGCGACATTGGTTCGTTAGAGGTGGCAGACAAGTTCGAGGCTATGAAACCTATCTTTCGGGCAGTCTATGGCAACTGCGATGGCTACGATATTCGTACCCGATATCTGGAAATACTGCGTTTCAAGTGCGAAGACGTTGATGTCCTGCTAAAGCATATAGGCGGTTATCCTGGCAGATACGACCATTCTATACGTAACACGCTCTACTATTCGCCACCTAATCTCTTCGTAGACGGGCACTCGCATATATTGAAGATAATGCACGACAAAACATTAAATTTGCTCCACATTAACCCAGGTGCAGCGGGCTTGCAGGGATTTCACAAGGAGAGAACCATTGTAAGACTTACCATTGAGGGCAATAAAATGAGCGATTGTGAAGTTATTACATTATCAAACAGATAG